The Osmerus eperlanus chromosome 25, fOsmEpe2.1, whole genome shotgun sequence genome contains a region encoding:
- the svopa gene encoding synaptic vesicle 2-related protein: MDDDLFQLRQLPVVKFRRTGESVRSDEEGGGRELEAPADVRHLDLESVALADGAPVPREFANPTDDTFMVEDAVEAIGFGKFQWKLSILTGLSWMADAMEMMILSILAPQLHCEWKLPSLEVALLTSVVFIGMMISSSLWGNISDKYGRKTGLKMSVLWTLFYGLLSAFAPLYGWILFLRALVGFGIGGAPQSVTLYAEFLPMRSRATCILLIEIFWALGTVFEVLLAILVMPSLGWRWLLGLSTLPLFLFAFLSFWLPESARYDVLTGNQEKALATLKRIATENGAPMPLGKLIAARQEDRGKIQDLFSPHFRWTTILLWFIWFSNAFSYYGLVLLTTELFQEGGACGVSKGNKREPRCNLECKYLNSDDYKDLLWTTLSEFPGLLVTLWAIDRLGRRKTMALCFFIFSLCMVPLYACVGRTSLTVLIFIARAFIAGGFQAAYVYTPEVYPTATRALGLGMSSGMARVGALITPFVAQVMLESSLYLTLSVYCVCCLLAAFASCALPIETTGRGLQESSHREWGQEMMGRASAHSPGGIPHSSSGSQD; the protein is encoded by the exons ATGGACGATGATTTGTTTCAGCTCAGACAACTGCC agTTGTCAAGTTCCGTCGCACGGGTGAGAGCGTCCGCTCAGATGAggaaggcggagggagagagctggaggcgCCGGCCGACGTGAGGCACTTGGACCTGGAGTCTGTCGCCCTCGCAGACGGAGCTCCAGTTCCACGAGAGTTCGCTAACCCGACCGACG ACACGTTCATGGTGGAGGATGCTGTGGAAGCTATTGGCTTCGGAAAGTTCCAGTGGAAACTCTCCATCCTCACTGGCTTGTCCTGG ATGGCTGACGCCATGGAGATGATGATCCTCAGCATCctggctccgcagcttcactgcGAGTGGAAGCTTCCCAGTCTTGAGGTGGCGCTGCTCACCTCG GTGGTGTTCATAGGGATGATGATCAGCTCTTCACTGTGGGGGAACATATCCGACAAGTATGGGAGGAAAACA ggcctgAAGATGAGTGTTCTGTGGACCCTGTTCTACGGCCTGCTGAGTGCCTTTGCCCCGCTCTATGGATGGATCCTGTTCCTGCGAGCCCTGGTCGGCTTCGGCATCGGGGGAGCTCCACAGTC GGTAACGCTGTACGCAGAGTTCCTGCCCATGAGGTCCAGAGCTACGTGCATTCTGCTGATAGAG ATATTCTGGGCGTTGGGCACGGTGTTCGAGGTGCTTCTAGCCATCCTGGTGATGCCGTCGCTGGGCTGGCGCTGGCTCTTaggcctctccaccctccccctctttctcttcgcCTTCCTCAGTTTC TGGCTGCCGGAGAGCGCCCGCTACGACGTCCTGACGGGGAACCAGGAGAAGGCTCTGGCCACGCTGAAGCGGATCGCCACGGAGAACGGGGCGCCCATGCCCCTGGGGAAGCTCATAGCTGCCAGACAG GAGGATCGTGGGAAGATTCAGGATCTCTTCTCCCCACACTTTCGCTGGACCACCATTCTGTTGTGGTTTATTTG gtTCTCCAACGCCTTCTCCTACTACGGTCTGGTGCTTCTCACCACGGAGCtgttccaggaggggggggcCTGTGGGG TGTCCAAAGGCAACAAGAGGGAGCCCAGGTGTAATCTGGAGTGTAAATACCTAAACTCTGACGACTACAAGGATTTGCTGTGGACAACGTTGTCTGAGTTCCCAG GCCTGCTGGTGACGCTGTGGGCCATTGACCGTTTGGGCCGGAGGAAGACCATGGCTCTGTGCttcttcatcttctctctctgcatggtGCCGCTCTACGCCTGCGTAGGAAG GACGTCCCTGACGGTGCTGATTTTCATCGCCAGAGCGTTCATAGCCGGAGGGTTTCAGGCTGCTTATGTCTACACACCTGAG GTGTATCCAACAGCAACCAGAGCGTTGGGTCTGGGCATGAGCAGTGGGATGGCTAGAGTAGGAGCCCTCATCACACCTTTCGTTGCCCAG GTGATGCTGGAGTCGTCTCTGTACCTGACgctgtctgtgtactgtgtctGCTGCCTGCTGGCGGCCTTCGCGTCCTGCGCCCTGCCCATCGAGACCACCGGCCGAGGCCTCCAGGAGTCCAGCCACCGGGAGTGGGGCCAGGAGATGATGGGCCGGGCCTCCGCACACAGCCCCGGAGGCATCCCCCACTCCAGCTCCGGGTCCCAGGACTGA
- the usp30 gene encoding ubiquitin carboxyl-terminal hydrolase 30 isoform X1, whose translation MAWCRQETSENLIREFLRSGSTVRNKMMKNWGVIGGIAAAMAAGVYVLWGPITDGKRRKRGMVPGLLNLGNTCFLNSLLQGLAACPSFIKWLEKSTHRTGGSEGEPEKDHQLSSTLLELLTALSSDGHAEEDLLDAGCLLDVLRLYRWHIASFEEQDAHELFHVLTSSLEEERDQRPKVAPLFDMQSLESVPDVEQTLHCRSRGPLHPIPSPWKSQLPFHGRLTSNMACKRCEQQSPVRYDSFDSLSLSIPSPQWGRPVSLDHCLQHFISSETIKEVECENCTKLQHSASGNRQVLVSQRTTFIKQLKLGKLPQCLCIHLQRLTWSNEGTPIKRQEHVQFTEYLSMDRYKHHSSMQRQQHSQGSPRTSQPDNSGEAVEKDLTAGAEHLNNNKPLSNGTSFLRSPGLNPQLNFTYNYSGIPHPYLPSASEYLFQLMAVLVHHGDMHSGHFVTYRRSPPPARCPSLVSSQWLWVSDDSVRKASLQEALSSNAYLLFYERVRRLGPARRSEE comes from the exons ATGGCGTGGTGCAGGCAAGAGACATCTGAAAATCTTATCCGGGAGTTTCTGAGGTCTGGGTCCACTGTCAG AAACAAGATGATGAAAAACTGGGGAGTCATCGGCGGGATTGCGGCAGCCATGGCAGCCGGAGTTTATGTTTTATGGGGACCAATAACAGATggcaagaggaggaagaggg GTATGGTGCCTGGCTTGCTGAACCTGGGGAACACCTGCTTCCTGAACTCGCTGCTCCAGGGCTTGGCAGCCTGCCCTTCGTTCATCAAATGGCTGGAGAAGAGTACGCACCGGACAGGAGGATCCGAGGGAGAGCCGGAGAAGGACCACCAGCTGTCCAGCACCCTCCTGGAACTCCTCACAG CTCTGTCGAGCGACGGCCACGCGGAGGAGGACCTGCTGGACGCCGGCTGCCTCCTGGATGTTCTCAGGCTCTACCGCTGGCACATCGCCTCCTTCGAGGAGCAG GACGCCCATGAACTCTTCCACGTGCTCACGtcctccctggaggaggagcgagaCCAACGACCTAAAGTAGCCCCCCTCTTCGACATGCAGTCCCTTGAG AGCGTGCCAGATGTGGAACAGACGCTGCACTGTAGAAGTCGAG GTCCTCTACACCCTATACCGAGCCCTTGGAAATCTCAGCTTCCCTTCCATGGCCGGCTTACCAGCAACATGGCATGCAAGCGATGTGAACAGCAG AGTCCAGTGAGATACGACTCATTCGATAGTCTCTCTCTATCGATTCCTTCGCCTCAGTGG GGAAGGCCTGTTTCCCTGGATCACTGTCTCCAGCACTTTATCTCCTCAGAGACCATTAAAGAGGTGGAGTGTGAAAACTGCACTAAG CTTCAACACAGTGCCTCAGGGAACCGGCAGGTTCTGGTAAGCCAGAGGACCACGTTCATCAAACAGCTCAAACTGGGAAAG cTTCCCCAGTGTCTCTGCATCCACCTGCAGAGGCTCACCTGGTCGAACGAAGGGACGCCCATTAAGAGACAGGAGCACGTGCAGTTTACAGAATACCTGTCCATGGACCGCTACAAACACCACTCTAGCATGCAGAGGCAGCAGCACAGCCAGGGTTCCCCCaggaccagccagccagacaactCAGGGGAGGCCGTGGAGAAGGACCTCACTGCTG GTGCAGAGCACCTCAACAACAATAAGCCCCTGTCCAATGGAACTTCCTTCCTTCGTTCACCTGGTCTGAACCCACAACTCAACTTTACCTACAACTACAG TGGCATACCACACCCTTACCTCCCCAGCGCTTCGGAGTACCTGTTCCAGCTAATGGCTGTGCTGGTCCACCATGGTGACATGCACTCGGGACACTTTGTCACGTACCGTCGGAGTCCCCCCCCGGCCCGCTGCCCCTCCCTCGTCAGCTCCCAGTGGCTCTGGGTGTCGGATGACTCGGTCCGCAAGGCCAGCCTGCAAGAGGCCCTGTCCTCTAACGCCTACCTCCTGTTTTATGAGCGCGTGCGGCGTCTCGGCCCAGCCAGGCGGTCGGAGGAGTAG
- the usp30 gene encoding ubiquitin carboxyl-terminal hydrolase 30 isoform X2, whose protein sequence is MAWCRQETSENLIREFLRSGSTVRNKMMKNWGVIGGIAAAMAAGVYVLWGPITDGKRRKRGMVPGLLNLGNTCFLNSLLQGLAACPSFIKWLEKSTHRTGGSEGEPEKDHQLSSTLLELLTALSSDGHAEEDLLDAGCLLDVLRLYRWHIASFEEQDAHELFHVLTSSLEEERDQRPKVAPLFDMQSLESVPDVEQTLHCRSRGPLHPIPSPWKSQLPFHGRLTSNMACKRCEQQSPVRYDSFDSLSLSIPSPQWGRPVSLDHCLQHFISSETIKEVECENCTKLQHSASGNRQVLVSQRTTFIKQLKLGKLPQCLCIHLQRLTWSNEGTPIKRQEHVQFTEYLSMDRYKHHSSMQRQQHSQGSPRTSQPDNSGEAVEKDLTAGAEHLNNNKPLSNGTSFLRSPGLNPQLNFTYNYSASEYLFQLMAVLVHHGDMHSGHFVTYRRSPPPARCPSLVSSQWLWVSDDSVRKASLQEALSSNAYLLFYERVRRLGPARRSEE, encoded by the exons ATGGCGTGGTGCAGGCAAGAGACATCTGAAAATCTTATCCGGGAGTTTCTGAGGTCTGGGTCCACTGTCAG AAACAAGATGATGAAAAACTGGGGAGTCATCGGCGGGATTGCGGCAGCCATGGCAGCCGGAGTTTATGTTTTATGGGGACCAATAACAGATggcaagaggaggaagaggg GTATGGTGCCTGGCTTGCTGAACCTGGGGAACACCTGCTTCCTGAACTCGCTGCTCCAGGGCTTGGCAGCCTGCCCTTCGTTCATCAAATGGCTGGAGAAGAGTACGCACCGGACAGGAGGATCCGAGGGAGAGCCGGAGAAGGACCACCAGCTGTCCAGCACCCTCCTGGAACTCCTCACAG CTCTGTCGAGCGACGGCCACGCGGAGGAGGACCTGCTGGACGCCGGCTGCCTCCTGGATGTTCTCAGGCTCTACCGCTGGCACATCGCCTCCTTCGAGGAGCAG GACGCCCATGAACTCTTCCACGTGCTCACGtcctccctggaggaggagcgagaCCAACGACCTAAAGTAGCCCCCCTCTTCGACATGCAGTCCCTTGAG AGCGTGCCAGATGTGGAACAGACGCTGCACTGTAGAAGTCGAG GTCCTCTACACCCTATACCGAGCCCTTGGAAATCTCAGCTTCCCTTCCATGGCCGGCTTACCAGCAACATGGCATGCAAGCGATGTGAACAGCAG AGTCCAGTGAGATACGACTCATTCGATAGTCTCTCTCTATCGATTCCTTCGCCTCAGTGG GGAAGGCCTGTTTCCCTGGATCACTGTCTCCAGCACTTTATCTCCTCAGAGACCATTAAAGAGGTGGAGTGTGAAAACTGCACTAAG CTTCAACACAGTGCCTCAGGGAACCGGCAGGTTCTGGTAAGCCAGAGGACCACGTTCATCAAACAGCTCAAACTGGGAAAG cTTCCCCAGTGTCTCTGCATCCACCTGCAGAGGCTCACCTGGTCGAACGAAGGGACGCCCATTAAGAGACAGGAGCACGTGCAGTTTACAGAATACCTGTCCATGGACCGCTACAAACACCACTCTAGCATGCAGAGGCAGCAGCACAGCCAGGGTTCCCCCaggaccagccagccagacaactCAGGGGAGGCCGTGGAGAAGGACCTCACTGCTG GTGCAGAGCACCTCAACAACAATAAGCCCCTGTCCAATGGAACTTCCTTCCTTCGTTCACCTGGTCTGAACCCACAACTCAACTTTACCTACAACTACAG CGCTTCGGAGTACCTGTTCCAGCTAATGGCTGTGCTGGTCCACCATGGTGACATGCACTCGGGACACTTTGTCACGTACCGTCGGAGTCCCCCCCCGGCCCGCTGCCCCTCCCTCGTCAGCTCCCAGTGGCTCTGGGTGTCGGATGACTCGGTCCGCAAGGCCAGCCTGCAAGAGGCCCTGTCCTCTAACGCCTACCTCCTGTTTTATGAGCGCGTGCGGCGTCTCGGCCCAGCCAGGCGGTCGGAGGAGTAG
- the alkbh2 gene encoding DNA oxidative demethylase ALKBH2 isoform X2, which yields MCTSLMDTFMTRKRSQAQRTAAGQRTEAVRSPLKLESDKSECISEDVKHAGEEELAEFSQPVPWRKIEAEGLDCDYALLFTKEEADRLFKKLEEEVVYLTGDEATVQVFGKVYSVPRMQATYGDPGLTYTYSGVRHTAKPWTPTLEDIRDAVTKATGQTFNFVLINRYKDGRDHMGEHRDDERELDPLSPIASVSLGAARDFIFRHRDARGKRCRRRLDPVKLELSHGSLLLMNPPTNTLWYHSLPARRSILAPRINLTFRRILLDRKGGSAPGRALATVADRRHSSAYQS from the exons ATGTGCACGTCACTAATGGATACATTCATGACGAGGAAGCGTTCTCAAGCACAGCGGACCGCAGCTGGACAGCGGACGGAAGCGGTGAGGTCGCCGTTAAAGCTGGAGAGCGACAAAAGCGAGTGCATATCGGAGGACGTGAAACATGCAGGGGAGGAAGAGCTCGCGGAGTTCTCTCAACCGGTTCCCTGGCGGAAGATTGAAGCGGAGGGACTAGACTGCGACTACGCTTTACTCTTTACCAAAGAAGAAGCTGATCGCCTGTTCAAAAAACTGGAAGAAGAGGTAGTATATCTCACAG gtgATGAAGCCACGGTTCAGGTGTTCGGCAAGGTCTACAGTGTTCCCAGGATGCAGGCGACATATGGGGATCCAGGACTGACCTACACCTACTCTGGAGTGAGACACACAGCCAAACCCTGGACTCCAACCCTGGAGGACATCCGAGATGCTGTAACCAAGGCTACGGGACAAACCTTCAACTTTGTCCTGATTAACAG GTATAAAGATGGACGCGACCACATGGGCGAGCACAGAGACGACGAGAGGGAACTGGACCCTCTGTCCCCCATTGCGTCGGTGTCTCTGGGAGCGGCGCGGGACTTCATATTCCGCCACAGGGACGCACGGGGGAAACGGTGCCGGCGCAGGCTCGACCCGGTGAAGCTGGAGCTCTCTCATGGCAGCCTGCTCCTGATGAACCCGCCCACCAACACACTCTGGTACCACAGCCTGCCCGCTCGCAGGAGCATCCTCGCTCCCCGCATCAACCTCACCTTCAGACGCATCCTACTGGACCGCAAGGGAGGCTCTGCCCCTGGGAGAGCTCTCGCTACGGTGGCAGACAGGAGACACTCTTCAGCTTATCAGTCCTAG
- the alkbh2 gene encoding DNA oxidative demethylase ALKBH2 isoform X1, which yields MNGERFWVLLMCTSLMDTFMTRKRSQAQRTAAGQRTEAVRSPLKLESDKSECISEDVKHAGEEELAEFSQPVPWRKIEAEGLDCDYALLFTKEEADRLFKKLEEEVVYLTGDEATVQVFGKVYSVPRMQATYGDPGLTYTYSGVRHTAKPWTPTLEDIRDAVTKATGQTFNFVLINRYKDGRDHMGEHRDDERELDPLSPIASVSLGAARDFIFRHRDARGKRCRRRLDPVKLELSHGSLLLMNPPTNTLWYHSLPARRSILAPRINLTFRRILLDRKGGSAPGRALATVADRRHSSAYQS from the exons ATGAATGGTGAAAGGTTTTGG GTCCTTTTGATGTGCACGTCACTAATGGATACATTCATGACGAGGAAGCGTTCTCAAGCACAGCGGACCGCAGCTGGACAGCGGACGGAAGCGGTGAGGTCGCCGTTAAAGCTGGAGAGCGACAAAAGCGAGTGCATATCGGAGGACGTGAAACATGCAGGGGAGGAAGAGCTCGCGGAGTTCTCTCAACCGGTTCCCTGGCGGAAGATTGAAGCGGAGGGACTAGACTGCGACTACGCTTTACTCTTTACCAAAGAAGAAGCTGATCGCCTGTTCAAAAAACTGGAAGAAGAGGTAGTATATCTCACAG gtgATGAAGCCACGGTTCAGGTGTTCGGCAAGGTCTACAGTGTTCCCAGGATGCAGGCGACATATGGGGATCCAGGACTGACCTACACCTACTCTGGAGTGAGACACACAGCCAAACCCTGGACTCCAACCCTGGAGGACATCCGAGATGCTGTAACCAAGGCTACGGGACAAACCTTCAACTTTGTCCTGATTAACAG GTATAAAGATGGACGCGACCACATGGGCGAGCACAGAGACGACGAGAGGGAACTGGACCCTCTGTCCCCCATTGCGTCGGTGTCTCTGGGAGCGGCGCGGGACTTCATATTCCGCCACAGGGACGCACGGGGGAAACGGTGCCGGCGCAGGCTCGACCCGGTGAAGCTGGAGCTCTCTCATGGCAGCCTGCTCCTGATGAACCCGCCCACCAACACACTCTGGTACCACAGCCTGCCCGCTCGCAGGAGCATCCTCGCTCCCCGCATCAACCTCACCTTCAGACGCATCCTACTGGACCGCAAGGGAGGCTCTGCCCCTGGGAGAGCTCTCGCTACGGTGGCAGACAGGAGACACTCTTCAGCTTATCAGTCCTAG
- the unga gene encoding uracil DNA glycosylase a, which translates to MRMIGQKTINSFFTPVSKKRNTDKLNGDTKDEHVGQNKKLKTSDDKAASSSSYRLSPEQLERIAQNKRAALAKRELGSQTPEGFGESWQKALGAEFSKPYFNKLMSFVAEERRKHTVYPPSDQVFTWTQVCSIQDVKVVVLGQDPYHGPNQAHGLCFSVQTPVKPPPSLLNMYKELSSDIEGFHPPGHGDLTGWAQQGVLLLNAVLTVRAHQANSHKDQGWEVLTDAVIHWLNDNLQGLVFMLWGSYAQKKGAAIDRKRHHVLHSVHPSPLSAHRGFLGCKHFSKTNELLKKSGKQPIDWTAL; encoded by the exons ATGAGAATGATAGGTCAGAAAACTATCAATTCGTTTTTCACGCCTGTTTCGAAAAAGAGAAATACAGACAAGCTAAATGGAGACACCAAGGATGAGCAT GTTGGCCAGAATAAGAAGCTGAAGACATCTGACGATAAGGCGGCTTCTTCGTCATCTTATCGTCTGAGCCCAGAACAGCTCGAGCGAATCGCTCAAAACAAGAGAGCGGCTCTGGCGAAGCGCGAGCTCGGCAGCCAAACACCGGAAGGATTTGGGGAGAGCTGGCAAAAGGCGTTAGGAGCAGAGTTTTCAAAGCCCTATTTCAACAAA TTGATGTCCTTCgttgcagaggagaggagaaaacacaccgtcTACCCGCCCTCCGATCAGGTGTTCACCTGGACACAGGTGTGCAGCATTCAAGAT GTCAAGGTGGTGGTTCTTGGCCAGGATCCGTACCACGGTCCCAATCAAGCCCATGGGCTGTGCTTCAGTGTGCAGACACCTGTCAAACCTCCACCGAG CTTGTTGAACATGTACAAAGAATTGTCCTCCGACATAGAGGGCTTCCATCCCCCGGGGCATGGAGACCTGACAGGATGGGCGCAACAAG GAGTGCTGCTGCTAAACGCTGTGCTCACCGTGCGGGCTCACCAGGCTAACTCCCACAAGGACCAGGGCTGGGAAGTGCTGACTGATGCGGTGATCCACTGGCTTAATGACAACCTGCAGGGGCTCGTCTTCATGCTGTGGGGGTCCTACGCACAGAAGAAAGGAGCAGCTATCGATAGG AAGCGTCACCACGTCCTCCACTCCGTGCATCCCTCTCCGCTGTCGGCACACCGAGGATTCCTCGGTTGCAAGCACTTCTCCAAGACCAACGAGCTGCTGAAGAAATCTGGGAAGCAACCGATAGACTGGACCGCACTTTGA
- the pxmp2 gene encoding peroxisomal membrane protein 2 encodes MPVESLPIRQSSFHVRLLQQYLGLLKNYPILTKSVTSGILSALGNILSQTLEARKKTKDLKKIDITGPTRYAIYGLFVTGPVSHVFYQLMEVLMPASEPYCVVKRLLLDRLVFAPAFLMLFYFVMNILEGKSLSDFEGKVRTSYWTALKMNWKVWTPFQFININYIPVQFRVLFANMVALFWYAYLASVRK; translated from the exons ATGCCTGTTGAAAGTTTGCCAATTCGACAGTCGTCCTTCCATGTTCGGTTGCTGCAACAGTATCTGGGTTTGCTGAAAAATTACCCCATCCTCACCAAATCCGTAACGAG TGGCATACTCTCAGCGTTGGGAAACATCCTGTCACAAACGTTAGAGGCAAGAAAAAAGACGAAGGATTTGAAGAAGATTGACATTACTGGACCTACTCGATATGCCATTTATGG GCTTTTTGTCACAGGGCCGGTGAGCCATGTCTTCTACCAGCTTATGGAGGTCCTGATGCCTGCGTCTGAGCCTTACTGTGTGGTCAAGCGCCTGTTGCTGGATCGGCTTGTCTTCGCCCCTGCCTTCCTGATGCTGTTCTACTTTGTCATGAACATCCTGGAG GGAAAGAGTTTATCAGACTTTGAGGGCAAAGTGAGAACTAGTTATTGGACTGCCTTGAAAATGAACTGGAAAGTGTGGACACCCTTCCAGTTTATCAACATCAACTACATACCCGTTCAG TTTCGAGTGCTGTTTGCCAACATGGTGGCCCTGTTTTGGTACGCTTACCTTGCGTCTGTGAGAAAGTAA
- the isg15 gene encoding ubiquitin-like protein ISG15 — MDLIVTLMSGEARPLSVEQNTTVKDLKKRISEVFHLPVARIKLTCENGQKIQLSDDSKVLSFYGLHSGSRVWLLVTPEPASFQVFLKNEKGQTSTYDVSPGETVTKFKARVYNKEGVPVDQQRLIHEGKQFDDGRTLADYNVAVNSTIFLTLRLRGG, encoded by the coding sequence ATGGATCTCATAGTCACATTGATGAGTGGAGAAGCGCGTCCCTTGAGCGTGGAGCAGAACACAACCGTTAAGGATCTTAAGAAACGCATCTCCGAAGTCTTTCACCTGCCAGTGGCCAGGATAAAACTGACCTGCGAAAATGGGCAAAAGATCCAGCTCAGCGACGACTCCAAAGTTTTGAGCTTTTACGGCTTGCATTCTGGATCTAGAGTGTGGCTGCTGGTGACTCCCGAACCCGCGTCATTCCAGGTGTTCCTGAAGAATGAAAAAGGTCAGACAAGCACCTACGATGTCTCGCCTGGGGAGACCGTTACCAAGTTCAAAGCCAGGGTCTACAACAAGGAGGGGGTTCCCGTCGATCAACAGAGGCTGATCCACGAAGGCAAGCAATTCGATGACGGAAGGACTCTGGCAGACTATAACGTTGCAGTTAACAGTACCATTTTCCTGACGCTCCGTTTAAGGGGAGGCTGA
- the tmem175 gene encoding endosomal/lysosomal proton channel TMEM175: MGENVDNEIIEHHVDEEMEKRRTTSHASSFIGSLTPLEREGHSSTQSSHRLLAYSDALISIIATVMILPVAHTKVEDTEELKESLQALLSTKIAVYLMTFLIVSVAWAAHIRLFQVIERIDDCLALLNLACMMLITFLPYTFSLMATFPEHILGILLFCACVMVIGLIQSVIVLYGFSRPFLLNDQIQISENQVFYKHHILKVIMRVPIMCFFASILSFIFFQLSYVILAVVIFLPYITESLKWCRSKAIGQVEETPDSVLFYTYRPNEPLTKERVEAFSDGVYAIVATLLILDICEDNVPTPSVVQKKYGGSLIAALQDYGPEYLAYFGSFATVGLLWFVHHSLFLHVTKTTRFMGLLNTLSLAFVGGLPLAYTLTHEFPRNSRNELEAIQISCVIIFFAGVFQLAIWVAALFNERETLHPYVRYGGRDHAFMFAKLALYPCVALGAFFVTCVLSRFSASIFHLMQVTVPFAFLLLRLLVRGGLALLRLVFCPDRSDQRSTLEDEEDGARMPFNALVT; encoded by the exons ATGGGGGAAAACGTCGACAATGAGATAATCGAACATCACGttgatgaagagatggagaagagaagAACAACCAGTCATGCCTCTTCGTTTATCGGGAGTCTTACTCCGCTTGAACGGGAGGGACACTCGAGCACGCAGTCTTCGCACCGACTACTTGCTTATAGCGACGCGCTTATTTCGATCATAGCCACTGTAATG ATATTACCTGTTGCTCATACAAAAGTGGAAGATACTGAG GAACTAAAGGAGAGTTTACAAGCCCTACTCTCAACCAAAATCGCTGTCTATCTGATGACGTTCTTGATAGTCAGTGTGGCGTGGGCCGCCCATATCAG GTTGTTTCAAGTGATCGAGCGTATTGATGACTGCCTTGCACTTCTCAATCTG GCCTGCATGATGTTGATAACATTTCTTCCATACACA TTTTCTCTCATGGCAACCTTTCCTGAGCACATCCTAGGAATCCTCCTgttctgtgcgtgtgtcatgGTGATTGGACTGATTCAG tcaGTTATAGTGTTGTACGGCTTCAGCCGTCCGTTCCTCCTGAACGACCAGATCCAGATCTCGGAGAACCAGGTGTTCTACAAGCACCACATCCTCAAAGTCATCATGAGGGTTCCCATCATGTGCTTCTTCGCCAGCATCTTATCTTTCATCTTCTTCCAGCTG TCCTACGTGATACTAGCTGTAGTCATCTTCCTGCCCTACATCACAGAGTCTTTGAAATGGTGTCGTAGCAAGGCTATAG GCCAAGTGGAAGAGACGCCAGACTCGGTGTTGTTCTACACCTACCGCCCCAACGAACCACTGACCAAAGAGCGCGTGGAGGCCTTCAGCGACGGAGTCTACGCCATCGTCGCCACACTCCTCATTTTGGATATATG CGAGGACAACGTCCCCACCCCCAGTGTGGTACAGAAGAAGTATGGAGGCAGCCTGATAGCTGCCCTGCAGGACTACGGCCCAGAATACCTGGCCTACTTCGGTTCCTTCGCCACTGTGGGCCTCCTGTGGTTtgtccaccactctctctttctccatgtcACCAAGACCACGCGCTTCATGGGCTTGCTAAACACCTTATCACTGGCCTTCGTCGGAGGCCTTCCACTAGCGTACACTCTAACCCACGAGTTCCCCCGCAACTCCCGCAACGAACTGGAAGCTATCCAGATTAGCTGCGTTATCATTTTCTTCGCGGGCGTGTTCCAGCTGGCGATTTGGGTCGCGGCTCTGTTTAACGAGCGCGAGACACTGCACCCGTATGTCAGGTACGGAGGTCGAGATCACGCGTTTATGTTCGCCAAGCTGGCGCTGTATCCGTGCGTCGCGCTCGGAGCATTTTTCGTGACGTGCGTTTTGAGTCGGTTCAGCGCTTCGATATTTCACTTGATGCAAGTCACGGTgccttttgctttcctgttgTTGAGGTTGTTGGTGCGCGGTGGGCTTGCGCTGCTGCGCCTGGTCTTCTGTCCGGACAGGTCGGACCAGAGGAGCACCCTGGAGGACGAAGAGGACGGGGCCAGGATGCCGTTTAACGCTCTCGTAACTTAG